From Zingiber officinale cultivar Zhangliang chromosome 5B, Zo_v1.1, whole genome shotgun sequence, the proteins below share one genomic window:
- the LOC121984162 gene encoding protein ALTERED PHOSPHATE STARVATION RESPONSE 1-like: MGGCAASRLGFSGEEEGPVALCRERKRLMKAAVDCRYELAAAHAAYIHSLNAVAAAVDIFVSRMSAPTPFLITLPDSSSSSAPPAISSPPCAYLRQTPTEAKIESLPCHASPPPASSKSTEAAESVEEEVEEENKRGGETSCGYFFSATGPMPPSPPPEVFGWDFFGQFDEVPRAAEPAVAVGRLDRSSDEYLRAVREQEGIPDLEEADEYEEEEELKGETLVAERVPDCGGNTEVVEVVANQEEDLSLSEKAGEGRDLLQALREIEDSFIKAYHSGKDVLRMLECNFVQHQPGHEETKENSSKVIRAITWHRSASFSSSHRSPVTSSSNSTSWTETTNEPLEDYVGMESGSHSQTLGRLYAWEKKLYEEVKAGDQVWQTYLKKCMQLRNQEAKGSKSSSVDKNRAIARDLHAGICVALRASQSISQRLEKLRDEELQPQIVELLQGLSRMWKTMLESHETQKHIMFEVSTFICPAHGKFSNNTHRLATVTLEAELRNWRSCFIGYVAAQKAYVEAIHGWLSKFFASDVEYYSRSRSLFPSYRAGTPPLVIMCHEWLTSLRKLPDQPVSSGMRSFIRTVRGLWIKQGEEQQQKRKVDRLTKELDRRVLALQREESKVVEFKLSENNPDSDLRQRVECLSEKKELLDMFRKKLEAEKAKHRDCLRKTHEITINGFKIGLASIFESLTQFSKDSVSMYDLSMHEMAEKTTCIEPLGHG; this comes from the exons ATGGGGGGATGTGCAGCGTCCAGGCTTGGGTTCAGCGGAGAGGAGGAAGGCCCGGTAGCGCTCTGCCGAGAGAGGAAGCGCCTCATGAAAGCGGCGGTGGACTGCCGCTACGAACTCGCTGCTGCTCACGCCGCCTACATCCACTCCCTCAACGCTGTCGCCGCCGCAGTCGACATTTTCGTCTCCCGCATGTCCGCCCCGACTCCCTTCCTCATCACCCTCCCtgactcctcttcctcctccgcgCCCCCTGCCATTTCCTCCCCTCCATGCGCCTACCTCCGCCAGACGCCGACGGAGGCAAAGATCGAGTCTTTGCCCTGCCACGCCTCGCCTCCTCCCGCGAGCTCAAAGTCCACAGAGGCGGCCGAGTcggtggaggaggaggtggaagaagagaataagAGGGGTGGGGAAACGAGCTGCGGTTACTTCTTCTCCGCGACAGGGCCAATGCCTCCGTCTCCTCCACCGGAGGTGTTCGGTTGGGACTTCTTTGGCCAGTTCGATGAGGTCCCACGGGCAGCTGAACCGGCAGTTGCGGTGGGACGACTCGACCGGAGCTCAGATGAGTATTTGAGGGCGGTGAGAGAGCAAGAAGGCATTCCGGATCTCGAGGAAGCGGATGAatatgaagaagaagaggagctaaAAGGTGAGACTTTGGTTGCGGAAAGGGTGCCCGACTGCGGCGGCAACACCGAAGTAGTGGAGGTCGTCGCAAACCAAGAAGAAGATCTGTCTTTGTCCGAGAAGGCTGGAGAGGGCAGAGATCTACTCCAAGCGCTGAGAGAAATCGAGGACTCCTTCATCAAGGCGTACCATTCAGGGAAGGACGTCTTAAGGATGCTGGAGTGCAACTTTGTTCAACACCAACCAGGGCATGAGGAGACAAAAG AGAACTCGTCGAAAGTTATTCGAGCTATTACATGGCATCGGTCTGCATCGTTCTCGTCCTCTCATAGAAGTCCTGTTACCTCGAGCTCCAACAGCACGTCTTGGACAGAAACTACAAACGAACCTTTGGAGGACTATGTTGGAATGGAGTCTGGAAGTCATTCACAGACTCTAGGAAGGTTGTATGCTTGGGAGAAAAAGCTATATGAAGAAGTGAAG GCAGGGGACCAGGTTTGGCAAACTTACTTGAAGAAATGCATGCAACTAAGGAACCAAGAAGCCAAAGGATCAAAATCAAGCTCTGTGGACAAAAATAGAGCTATTGCAAGAGATCTACATGCAGGAATATGTGTTGCGTTACGAGCTTCTCAATCGATATCACAGAGATTAGAGAAACTAAGGGACGAAGAACTACAACCACAAATCGTAGAGCTGCTACAAGG TTTGTCCCGGATGTGGAAGACGATGCTGGAGTCGCATGAAACTCAGAAACATATAATGTTTGAAGTGAGCACATTCATATGCCCGGCACATGGAAAATTCAGTAACAACACGCATCGTCTTGCGACCGTTACTCTCGAGGCTGAGCTTCGCAACTGGAGGTCATGCTTTATAGGCTATGTTGCAGCACAGAAGGCGTATGTCGAAGCTATTCATGGTTGGTTATCGAAGTTTTTTGCATCCGATGTGGAATACTATTCCCGAAGTAGATCGTTGTTTCCTTCCTACAGAGCTGGAACACCTCCTTTGGTTATCATGTGTCATGAATGGTTGACCTCACTAAGGAAGCTACCTGACCAACCTGTATCCTCTGGCATGAGAAGCTTCATTAGAACTGTGCGGGGCTTATGGATCAAGCAGGGGGAAGAACAGCAACAGAAGAGAAAAGTAGATAGGCTCACCAAAGAGCTCGACCGCAGGGTTCTTGCTCTGCAAAGGGAAGAGAGCAAGGTTGTGGAATTCAAGCTGTCTGAAAACAATCCTGATTCTGATCTGCGACAGCGAGTAGAGTGTTTGTCTGAGAAGAAAGAGCTGCTAGACATGTTCAGGAAAAAATTGGAAGCTGAGAAAGCGAAGCATCGAGATTGCTTGCGCAAGACCCATGAAATCACGATTAACGGGTTCAAGATCGGATTGGCTAGCATCTTCGAATCGCTAACGCAATTCTCGAAGGATTCCGTTAGCATGTATGATCTGTCGATGCATGAGATGGCTGAGAAGACTACCTGCATAGAGCCTCTTGGACATGGATGA